In Tenacibaculum sp. 190524A02b, the genomic stretch TAGGAGAAGCATTATCTGTTAATTCTCCATAAGAAGTAATTATTTTGGTGATTGCGTCAGAAACAAAGGTTGTGTATTCAATATTTTCGCTTAATTCACAAAGCGTAGGATAATATTCTTTAAATTTTAGAAAAAACTTCTTTAACTCATTTACAGTTTCCGTAACCGTAGCAAGTTTTAAAAAGTTTTCAGTTTCTAAAAAACTATTCTCAATAGCTAATCTTTTAACATGTTCCGTAATATCTTCAAAACCATGATTAGGAATTCTATTTTCATTTTCAAAAGAACTCGTATATTCATTGACTAAATGCAATTCAAAAAATAACTTTTTTATGTTAGTATAAGGTTTAGTTGCTAAAACCTTTTCTTTACCTAAGTTAGAAATACAAAAATCAGTTACTTGTTCTAAAACAGTATTAAATTCTAAATCTTGTAATGTTTTATCTGCAATTACGGTTTTCAATGTTTACTTTTGATTAAATTTTAAAGGATACTTTCCCAAGACAATTAGTCAATAACTTTTTTGGGTGCACAAAAATAAGAAAGAATGCAAGTAAAAATAGCCGATAGTTGGAAAAATGTTTTGCAAGAAGAGTTTGAAAAGCCATATTTTAAAGAACTTATCAATTTTGTGAAATCAGAATATGTATCAACAACATGTTATCCCAAAGGTTCAGATATATTTGCTGCTTTTGATAATTGTGCTTTTGAAGAGGTAAAAGTGGTAATTTTAGGACAAGATCCATATCATGGAGCTGGACAAGCAAATGGTTTGTGTTTTTCGGTACATGATGGTATTGCACATCCGCCATCATTAATTAATATTTTTAAAGAAATTGAAAGTGATTTAGAAATTCCTTATCCAAAATCTGGTGACTTATCTAAGTGGGCAGCACAAGGTGTACTTTTATTAAATGCAACGCTAACTGTAAGAGCGGGACAAGCTGGAAGCCATCAAAAGAAAGGATGGGAGGAGTTTACAGATGCTGTTATTGATGAGATTTCTAAAAATAGAGAAGATATTGTTTTCCTTTTATGGGGAGGGTACGCTAAAAAGAAAGGCGCAAAAATAGATAAGAAAAAACACCATGTTTTAACTTCAGGACACCCATCACCTTTAAGTGCCAATAGAGGCTATTGGTTTGGAAATAAACATTTCTCGAAAACAAATGTGTTTTTACAAGAAAAACAGTTACCTACTATACAATGGTAGGTAAAATAGTTTCATTATAGAAAGGTAATGTAATGGCGTCTAAAATATCCTCAGTAATATCTGGATAGTGTACTTCTACAATATCTTTAGATTTTAACCATTTACTAATTTTAGCGTATTGATTTTTATTGAATTTTTTCAAAACAGGAACACCAATTTCATGTAAGCTTAAAGCATTACATTGTTGTTCATACTGATTTTTCATAGGAATAACCAATAGTTTTTTACGAAGGTATAATGC encodes the following:
- the ung gene encoding uracil-DNA glycosylase, translated to MQVKIADSWKNVLQEEFEKPYFKELINFVKSEYVSTTCYPKGSDIFAAFDNCAFEEVKVVILGQDPYHGAGQANGLCFSVHDGIAHPPSLINIFKEIESDLEIPYPKSGDLSKWAAQGVLLLNATLTVRAGQAGSHQKKGWEEFTDAVIDEISKNREDIVFLLWGGYAKKKGAKIDKKKHHVLTSGHPSPLSANRGYWFGNKHFSKTNVFLQEKQLPTIQW